Proteins encoded by one window of Verrucomicrobiota bacterium:
- the trpD gene encoding anthranilate phosphoribosyltransferase, whose translation MSVLENSLPELKAGNPLEFIQAEAAANELASAEIPSEVKKAFLVALNEKGETPAEVAGFAAAFRRLAIKPRLEDYADEAIDVCGTGGDKSHSFNISTVVTLILAASGVKVFKHGNRSITSKCGSAELLQALGVEFLTDPKALRKALEALNFVFFFAPAFHPAFKEIMPVRQALAQEGHRTIFNILGPMINPGSPAHQLTGVFAGAWVKPLAEAFHTLGLKNGMLVHTVLDDTRGMDELACCGTPKSAGFGSSWETTVDWNWENLGLASCSEESLKGGDLDFNVQLLHDLLEGKAPKGLEDTVALNAGVAFSILGKVDSIKGGIELAKEQMLGGAVKTHLTAIREFFAS comes from the coding sequence ATGAGTGTCTTAGAGAATTCTTTGCCGGAACTCAAAGCAGGTAACCCGCTTGAGTTTATTCAGGCCGAAGCTGCGGCCAATGAGTTGGCTTCTGCTGAAATCCCATCTGAGGTCAAAAAGGCCTTTTTAGTTGCTCTCAATGAGAAGGGCGAAACACCAGCGGAAGTTGCCGGATTTGCTGCCGCTTTTAGGCGACTGGCAATTAAGCCGCGTCTGGAGGATTACGCGGATGAAGCAATCGATGTTTGCGGCACAGGAGGCGACAAGTCTCACAGCTTCAACATATCGACGGTGGTCACACTGATTCTAGCGGCATCCGGCGTAAAAGTATTTAAGCACGGCAATCGATCGATCACTTCAAAATGCGGATCAGCGGAATTACTTCAGGCGCTCGGAGTAGAGTTTCTTACGGACCCCAAAGCCCTGCGCAAAGCTCTGGAAGCTTTGAACTTTGTTTTCTTTTTCGCTCCTGCTTTTCACCCGGCCTTTAAAGAGATAATGCCGGTGCGGCAGGCGTTGGCGCAGGAAGGGCACCGCACGATTTTCAATATTCTGGGACCGATGATAAATCCTGGTTCACCAGCCCATCAACTCACGGGAGTATTTGCCGGAGCTTGGGTAAAACCACTTGCAGAAGCATTCCACACACTCGGACTCAAGAATGGGATGTTGGTTCACACCGTGCTTGATGATACTCGTGGCATGGACGAACTTGCTTGCTGCGGCACTCCAAAATCTGCCGGCTTCGGTTCCTCCTGGGAAACGACGGTTGATTGGAATTGGGAGAACCTCGGCTTAGCTTCTTGTTCCGAGGAGAGCCTGAAAGGAGGAGACCTCGATTTTAATGTGCAGCTGCTGCATGATTTACTTGAAGGTAAGGCACCTAAAGGACTGGAAGACACAGTCGCTCTGAATGCCGGAGTGGCGTTTTCTATCCTTGGGAAGGTTGATTCTATTAAAGGCGGGATAGAACTGGCTAAGGAGCAGATGCTCGGTGGCGCGGTAAAAACCCACCTGACGGCTATCCGCGAATTCTTCGCTTCATGA